In the Flavisolibacter tropicus genome, one interval contains:
- a CDS encoding thymidylate synthase, producing MQQYLQLLQHILDNGVEKSDRTGTGTISTFGYQMRFDLQKGFPLVTTKKLHLKSIIYELLWFLRGETNIAYLKEHGVSIWDEWADANGELGPVYGKQWRSWAGANGQTIDQITDVVNQIKKNPDSRRLIVSAWNVAELPEMALMPCHALFQFYVINGKLSCQLYQRSADVFLGVPFNIASYALLTMMMAQVCDLQPGEFIHTFGDVHIYSNHLEQVKLQLTREPHAQPTMKINPDVKSIFDFKFEDFQLENYQFHPAIKAPVAV from the coding sequence ATGCAACAATACTTACAACTTCTTCAACATATATTGGATAATGGTGTAGAAAAGAGCGATCGTACTGGTACGGGAACAATCAGCACATTTGGCTACCAGATGCGTTTTGACCTGCAAAAGGGTTTTCCGCTGGTAACCACCAAGAAGTTGCATTTAAAGAGCATTATTTATGAGCTGTTGTGGTTTTTGAGAGGCGAGACCAATATTGCCTACTTGAAAGAGCATGGCGTAAGTATTTGGGATGAATGGGCTGATGCCAATGGCGAGCTGGGACCGGTATACGGCAAGCAATGGCGTAGCTGGGCGGGGGCCAATGGACAGACCATAGACCAGATCACCGATGTTGTCAATCAGATCAAAAAGAACCCCGATAGCCGTCGCCTGATCGTAAGTGCCTGGAACGTGGCCGAATTGCCTGAAATGGCACTGATGCCATGCCATGCCTTGTTCCAGTTTTATGTGATCAATGGTAAGCTAAGCTGCCAGTTGTACCAACGCAGCGCCGATGTATTCTTGGGTGTGCCTTTCAATATTGCTTCTTATGCATTGCTTACAATGATGATGGCCCAGGTTTGTGATCTGCAACCCGGTGAGTTCATACATACGTTTGGCGATGTGCATATTTATAGCAACCACCTGGAACAAGTGAAGCTGCAGCTAACACGCGAGCCGCACGCCCAGCCTACCATGAAGATCAATCCAGATGTGAAGTCGATCTTTGATTTCAAGTTTGAAGATTTTCAGTTGGAAAACTACCAGTTTCATCCGGCGATCAAAGCACCTGTAGCTGTGTAA
- a CDS encoding proline dehydrogenase family protein, with protein sequence MEAHPIISFDNTAIAFAHKSNKDLKDSHFLFSMMGKPWLVQLGTRLAPWSIKVGLPVKGLIRQTIFKQFVGGETLSETATVAKKLAESNVQVILDYGVEGMEGESAFDHARDEFIRVIEYAATQPNIPFMSIKVTGFARFGLLEKLDALMKASKDNSLILDYNNALQQLSAEEMKEWQKVYDRTKRVCEAAKQQGIGVLVDAEETWIQDPVDALTTLMMDAYNREKVVVYNTIQLYRHDRFAFLKESFQIAEERGFLLGAKLVRGAYMEKERKRAVEKGYESPIQPTKEASDNDYNASVRFCIDNLDRIGLIVASHNEYSNLLATQLLREKGLPLNHPHVHFSQLYGMSDNITYNLAKAGCSVSKYLPFGPIKDVIPYLMRRAQENTSVGGQTGRELSLIQKELKRRKS encoded by the coding sequence ATGGAAGCTCACCCAATAATTTCTTTTGACAATACCGCAATAGCTTTTGCCCACAAATCCAATAAAGACCTAAAAGATTCTCATTTCCTGTTTTCTATGATGGGAAAGCCTTGGTTGGTACAATTGGGTACCCGGTTGGCTCCATGGTCTATCAAGGTTGGCTTGCCTGTGAAGGGGCTTATCCGTCAAACCATTTTCAAACAGTTTGTAGGTGGCGAAACCTTAAGTGAAACAGCAACAGTAGCTAAGAAGCTTGCCGAAAGCAATGTGCAGGTGATACTGGACTATGGTGTAGAAGGTATGGAAGGCGAGAGCGCCTTTGACCATGCGCGCGATGAATTCATTCGTGTTATTGAATACGCCGCTACACAGCCCAATATTCCATTCATGAGCATTAAAGTGACAGGCTTTGCCCGCTTTGGCTTACTGGAAAAATTAGATGCTTTAATGAAGGCTTCTAAGGATAATTCACTGATACTGGATTATAACAACGCACTGCAGCAGTTATCTGCTGAAGAAATGAAAGAGTGGCAGAAAGTATATGATCGCACCAAACGTGTTTGTGAAGCTGCTAAGCAACAAGGCATTGGTGTATTGGTTGATGCAGAGGAAACCTGGATCCAAGACCCGGTAGATGCATTGACCACACTGATGATGGATGCCTACAACCGAGAAAAAGTTGTGGTGTACAATACCATTCAATTATATCGTCATGATCGTTTCGCTTTCTTAAAAGAAAGCTTCCAGATAGCTGAAGAACGTGGCTTCTTATTGGGTGCCAAACTGGTGCGCGGTGCCTATATGGAAAAAGAGCGCAAGCGTGCAGTTGAAAAAGGTTATGAATCTCCCATTCAGCCTACTAAAGAAGCTTCTGATAACGATTACAATGCAAGTGTTCGTTTCTGTATAGATAACCTGGATCGTATTGGTTTGATCGTGGCTTCGCATAATGAATACAGCAATTTATTAGCAACGCAACTGTTACGTGAAAAAGGATTGCCGCTTAATCATCCGCATGTGCACTTTAGCCAACTATATGGTATGAGCGATAATATTACGTACAACCTGGCAAAAGCTGGATGCAGTGTAAGTAAGTATCTGCCATTTGGACCTATTAAAGATGTAATTCCTTACCTGATGCGCCGTGCACAGGAGAATACATCTGTAGGTGGACAGACAGGACGCGAGCTTAGTTTGATTCAAAAAGAATTGAAACGTCGAAAGTCGTAA
- a CDS encoding acyl-CoA thioesterase, protein MQTRTPAESYTSMTELVLPNDTNYFGNLMGGRLMYWMDIAAAIAAQRHCNAPVVTASVDNISFENPIKLGNTVHIEAKVTRAFNTSMEIHLKVWGEDFTQQYKYKSNEAYYTFVALDPNRKARPVPQLVPETDEEKKLFEGALRRRQVRLILGGKMNPNDAAELKALFIKE, encoded by the coding sequence ATGCAAACAAGAACTCCAGCAGAGAGTTATACATCAATGACTGAATTGGTTTTACCTAACGATACAAACTATTTCGGCAACCTTATGGGCGGTCGATTAATGTACTGGATGGATATAGCAGCGGCTATTGCGGCACAACGGCATTGTAATGCACCAGTGGTGACAGCCTCTGTAGATAATATTTCTTTTGAAAACCCAATTAAACTGGGCAACACGGTTCATATTGAGGCGAAAGTGACCAGAGCCTTCAACACCTCTATGGAAATACATTTAAAAGTGTGGGGTGAAGATTTTACACAACAATACAAATACAAAAGCAACGAAGCCTACTACACATTTGTAGCGTTAGACCCAAACCGCAAAGCGCGTCCTGTACCTCAATTAGTACCAGAGACAGATGAGGAAAAGAAACTGTTTGAAGGTGCCCTGCGTCGTCGCCAGGTACGCTTGATCCTAGGTGGTAAAATGAATCCAAACGATGCCGCTGAATTGAAGGCGTTGTTTATTAAGGAGTAA
- a CDS encoding Dps family protein gives MAKKNWIGLDQTKSKDLAEKLNNLLANYQVFYINVRGLHWNITGDKFFVLHVKFEELYNDLLEKVDEIAERILTLGHTPLHSFTEYLKLSSVKEATNISEGTKAVQTIVDNFGNILSLQREILTAAQDASDEGTNALISDYIRQQEKLVWMYSAYLK, from the coding sequence ATGGCAAAGAAGAATTGGATTGGCTTAGACCAAACGAAAAGTAAAGACCTGGCAGAAAAACTAAATAACTTGTTGGCAAACTACCAGGTGTTTTATATCAACGTTAGAGGATTGCATTGGAACATAACTGGCGACAAGTTTTTTGTATTGCATGTAAAGTTTGAAGAACTCTACAACGACTTACTGGAAAAAGTAGATGAAATAGCAGAGCGTATTTTAACCTTAGGACATACTCCGTTGCATTCGTTTACAGAGTATTTAAAACTATCTTCTGTAAAAGAGGCTACCAATATCTCAGAAGGCACAAAAGCTGTACAAACAATAGTTGATAATTTCGGTAATATTCTCTCATTACAACGCGAAATACTCACTGCTGCGCAAGATGCCTCAGATGAAGGCACAAATGCCCTAATAAGTGATTATATACGCCAGCAGGAGAAGTTGGTGTGGATGTATTCGGCGTATTTGAAATAG
- a CDS encoding lysophospholipid acyltransferase family protein gives MSLWKRLAEFKLVRKVVYAIVGIVSYPGLAIVNKLKISGTEHIENLPKRNVLFVSNHQTYFADVITFLHIFCAVKWRKRNRLGMPYYLLNPFTSVYYVAAEETMKSSFISRLFTLAGALTVKRTWKKDGSEVRRGLDPSDTRKIERALSNAWVITFPQGTTKPYAPGRKGTAYIIKHCQPIVIPVVIQGFWRAFDKKGLKFKKKGVQLTVTFKPPMKIDYNDTADNILAQIMDAIEQSKEHMMKGAHHWKTEPEIKKAI, from the coding sequence ATGAGTTTATGGAAACGATTAGCTGAATTCAAATTGGTAAGGAAGGTAGTGTATGCTATTGTGGGTATTGTTTCCTATCCAGGATTAGCTATAGTAAACAAACTAAAAATAAGCGGCACGGAGCATATAGAGAACCTGCCAAAGCGCAATGTTCTTTTCGTATCCAACCATCAAACATACTTTGCCGACGTTATTACCTTTCTACATATATTTTGTGCTGTAAAATGGCGTAAGCGTAACCGTTTGGGTATGCCTTATTATTTGTTGAATCCTTTCACGAGTGTTTATTATGTAGCGGCAGAAGAGACAATGAAGAGTAGTTTTATCAGCCGGTTGTTTACACTGGCAGGGGCGTTAACCGTTAAACGCACATGGAAAAAGGATGGTAGTGAAGTTCGTCGCGGTTTAGACCCTTCTGATACACGCAAGATTGAGAGAGCATTAAGTAATGCTTGGGTAATAACCTTCCCACAAGGAACTACAAAACCTTATGCACCAGGACGTAAGGGTACTGCCTATATAATTAAACATTGCCAGCCTATAGTTATACCCGTAGTGATTCAAGGCTTTTGGCGAGCGTTTGATAAGAAAGGATTGAAGTTTAAAAAGAAAGGGGTACAGTTAACTGTAACCTTTAAACCTCCAATGAAAATTGATTATAACGACACTGCTGATAATATTTTAGCCCAGATAATGGATGCTATTGAACAAAGCAAAGAGCATATGATGAAAGGTGCTCATCATTGGAAAACAGAACCTGAAATAAAGAAAGCCATCTAG